In Vanessa atalanta chromosome 29, ilVanAtal1.2, whole genome shotgun sequence, a genomic segment contains:
- the LOC125075069 gene encoding vacuolar protein sorting-associated protein 37A-like encodes MLPRTYLTEQDIRKRQIDTLKIFNDNVTEINENSEYKVEFEASGRSFSLNVVLNPEFPNERPNIFINPVIPHPWLLENSNQVVGAPGLMNYTPHSDLGRVVQAIIREFQRSVPIISHEDKSTDTSPQSSYSSQSLMFPELSELTVEELQEIMENPDLQDKLLETNPQLLELDLETEELMTSIELIAQENIMKQQVLDDLKTDVLDRISTIVQMKMSFEELNRKHQKLSEMYDPHRIRDCLKDGACKADEDAEVIAEQFLLGNIPVETFIAKFAEKRALGQARRAREERLAHQLAQLDKATT; translated from the exons atgttaccACGAACATATTTAACTGAGCAAGATATAAGGAAAAGACAAATTGACACGTTAAAAATTTTCAACGATAATGTAACCGAAATAAACGAAAACTCCGAGTATAAAGTGGAATTCGAAGCTAGCGGACGCAGTTTTAGTCTGAATGTAGTTCTAAACCCTGAATTTCCTAATGAAagaccaaatatatttataaatcctgTGATACCACATCCGTGGCTACTGGAAAACTCAAACCAAGTAGTGGGCGCTCCAGGCTTGATGAACTACACCCCACATTCAGACTTAGGTCGTGTAGTTCAAGCTATTATCCGTGAATTCCAAAGATCAGTACCAATTATAAGCCATGAAGATAAATCAACGGACACAAGTCCCCAATCAAGTTACAGCTCACAATCGTTGATGTTTCCGGAATTAAGTGAATTGACAGTTGAGGAATTGCAAGAGATTATGGAGAATCCAGATTTACag GATAAATTACTAGAAACAAATCCACAATTATTGGAACTCGATTTGGAAACGGAGGAGCTTATGACAAGCATTGAACTCATAGCACAAGAGAATATAATGAAGCAACAAGTCTTAGATGATCTTAAAACAGACGTCCTCGACCGTATATCGACCATTGTGCAAATGAAAATGAGTTTTGAGGAACTGAATCGGAAACATCAAAAGTTATCTGAAATGTACGATCCGCACAGGATCAGAGACTGCTTAAAGGATGGAGCCTGTAAAGCAGACGAAGATGCCGAAGTGATTGCTGAACAGTTTTTActag gTAACATTCCAGTCGAGACATTCATAGCTAAATTTGCTGAAAAAAGAGCACTGGGACAAGCAAGGCGAGCGAGAGAGGAGAGGCTGGCTCATCAGCTAGCTCAATTGGACAAAGCTACGACGTAA